The following are encoded in a window of Perca flavescens isolate YP-PL-M2 chromosome 24, PFLA_1.0, whole genome shotgun sequence genomic DNA:
- the arl13b gene encoding ADP-ribosylation factor-like protein 13B isoform X1, producing MFSLMANCCNWLKRWREPARKVTLVMVGLDNAGKTATVRGIQGENPEDVAPTVGFSKVDLKQGKFDVTIFDLGGGKRIRGIWKNYYSESHGVVFVVDSSDVQRIQETRETMAEVLQHPRIAGKPVLVLANKQDQEGALAEADIIENLSLEKLVNENKCLCQIEPCSAVLGYGKKFDKSIKKGMKWLLNNIAKDYEAITERVQKDTAEQRAQEDQDKKERAERVRRIRAERERQEQEEAEREGRQIQEEELDDENIPSPFQPISNVITENEDKEKERKRQQEQQAARTNSPKTDADQEEEENEDEDDDQEPDNTRQTPENPNSATTCEQDKKKTRKLHLKRKHRVDPLRTDDGPAESPTPPPPPVGWATPKVSRLPKLEPLGDSRHSEFYKKPLPPLANKPRPNGDTQDVII from the exons ATGTTTAGCCTGATGGCGAATTGCTGCAACTGGCTGAAACGTTGGCGAGAGCCTGCAAG GAAAGTGACTCTGGTTATGGTGGGACTGGATAATGCAGGGAAGACAGCCACAGTACGAGGAATCCAAGGAG AGAATCCCGAGGATGTGGCTCCTACAGTGGGCTTTTCCAAGGTTGACCTGAAGCAGGGCAAGTTTGATGTGACCATCTTCGACCTGGGGGGCGGGAAGAGAATCCGGGGCATCTGGAAGAACTACTATTCCGAGTCGCACGGCGTGGTGTTTGTGGTGGACTCCAGCGATGTCCAGAGGATCCAGGAGACACGGGAGACCATGGCCGAGGTTCTCCAGCACCCGCGCATCGCGGGGAAACCTGTGCTAGT GCTTGCCAACAAACAAGACCAAGAGGGAGCGCTGGCTGAGGCAGACATCATTGAGAACCTGTCGTTGGAGAAGCTTGTTAATGAGAACAAGTGTCTCTGTCAGATC GAGCCGTGCTCAGCCGTTCTAGGCTATGGCAAAAAGTTTGACAAGTCCATCAAGAAGGGCATGAAGTGGCTCCTCAACAACATTGCCAAAGACTACGAGGCCATCACTGAGCGCGTGCAGAAGGACACGGCCGAGCAGCGCGCACAGGAGGACCAGGACAAGAAGGAGAGGGCGGAGAGAGTGCGGCGGATTCGGGCGGAGAG AGAGCGCCAGGAGCAGGAAGAGGCCGAACGGGAGGGCAGGCAGATCCAGGAGGAGGAGCTTGATGATGAAAACATTCCCAGCCCCTTCCAACCAATCAGCAACGTGATTACGGAG AACGAGGataaagaaaaggagaggaagaggcaACAAGAGCAGCAGGCGGCGAGGACCAACAGCCCGAAGACGGATGCTGAtcaagaggaagaggagaacgAGGACGAGGACGACGACCAAGAGCCGGACAACACAAGACAAACGCCGGAAAATCCCAATTCAG CCACAACATGCGAGCAAGACAAAAAGAAGACGAGGAAGCTGCACCTGAAGAGGAAGCACAGGGTGGACCCGCTGAGGACGGACGACGGGCCAGCAGAGAGCCCcacccctccacctcctccag tgggATGGGCCACACCCAAAGTTTCTAGGCTGCCAAAACTAGAACCACTCGGGGACTCGAGACATTCTG AATTTTACAAGAAGCCTCTCCCGCCTCTCGCGAACAAGCCGCGGCCTAACGGTGACACCCAAGACGTCATCATTTAG
- the LOC114551028 gene encoding gamma-glutamylaminecyclotransferase isoform X1, with protein sequence MRLLSCIHMARIFVYGTLKKGQPNYYRMFESANGTAEFLASACTTQKYPLVIAGKYNIPFLLNIPGQGHRVQGEIYKVDDKMLKFLDDFEGVPTMYQRTQVDLEVKEWVGKTEGEERPAAGSITEAFVYSTTAYQPDWPSLPGYESYDAYGDHGLEYVTREGRD encoded by the exons AT GCGTCTGCTCTCCTGTATCCACATGGCTCGCATCTTCGTGTATGGCACCCTGAAGAAGGGGCAGCCCAACTACTACCGTATGTTTGAGAGTGCCAATGGTACGGCGGAGTTCCTCGCCTCGGCCTGCACCACCCAGAAATACCCACTCGTGATCGCCGGCAAGTACAACATACCTTTCCTCCTCAACATCCCCGGCCAGGGTCACCGAGTCCAAGGAGAGATTTATAAAGTAGACGACAAGATGCTGAAATTCCTGGACGACTTTGAAGGGGTTCCCACCATGTACCAACGGACTCAGGTCGATCTGGAGGTGAAGGAGTGGGTGgggaagacagagggagaggagaggccGGCAGCAGGGAGCATCACAGAAGCGTTTGTGTACAGCACGACTGCGTACCAGCCAGACTGGCCCTCACTGCCCGGCTATGAGAGCTACGACGCATATGGAGATCATGGGCTCGAGTATGTGACCAGAGAAGGACGTGACTGA
- the LOC114551028 gene encoding gamma-glutamylaminecyclotransferase B isoform X2, which translates to MARIFVYGTLKKGQPNYYRMFESANGTAEFLASACTTQKYPLVIAGKYNIPFLLNIPGQGHRVQGEIYKVDDKMLKFLDDFEGVPTMYQRTQVDLEVKEWVGKTEGEERPAAGSITEAFVYSTTAYQPDWPSLPGYESYDAYGDHGLEYVTREGRD; encoded by the coding sequence ATGGCTCGCATCTTCGTGTATGGCACCCTGAAGAAGGGGCAGCCCAACTACTACCGTATGTTTGAGAGTGCCAATGGTACGGCGGAGTTCCTCGCCTCGGCCTGCACCACCCAGAAATACCCACTCGTGATCGCCGGCAAGTACAACATACCTTTCCTCCTCAACATCCCCGGCCAGGGTCACCGAGTCCAAGGAGAGATTTATAAAGTAGACGACAAGATGCTGAAATTCCTGGACGACTTTGAAGGGGTTCCCACCATGTACCAACGGACTCAGGTCGATCTGGAGGTGAAGGAGTGGGTGgggaagacagagggagaggagaggccGGCAGCAGGGAGCATCACAGAAGCGTTTGTGTACAGCACGACTGCGTACCAGCCAGACTGGCCCTCACTGCCCGGCTATGAGAGCTACGACGCATATGGAGATCATGGGCTCGAGTATGTGACCAGAGAAGGACGTGACTGA
- the arl13b gene encoding ADP-ribosylation factor-like protein 13B isoform X2 produces the protein MFSLMANCCNWLKRWREPARKVTLVMVGLDNAGKTATVRGIQGENPEDVAPTVGFSKVDLKQGKFDVTIFDLGGGKRIRGIWKNYYSESHGVVFVVDSSDVQRIQETRETMAEVLQHPRIAGKPVLVLANKQDQEGALAEADIIENLSLEKLVNENKCLCQIEPCSAVLGYGKKFDKSIKKGMKWLLNNIAKDYEAITERVQKDTAEQRAQEDQDKKERAERVRRIRAERERQEQEEAEREGRQIQEEELDDENIPSPFQPISNVITENEDKEKERKRQQEQQAARTNSPKTDADQEEEENEDEDDDQEPDNTRQTPENPNSATTCEQDKKKTRKLHLKRKHRVDPLRTDDGPAESPTPPPPPEFYKKPLPPLANKPRPNGDTQDVII, from the exons ATGTTTAGCCTGATGGCGAATTGCTGCAACTGGCTGAAACGTTGGCGAGAGCCTGCAAG GAAAGTGACTCTGGTTATGGTGGGACTGGATAATGCAGGGAAGACAGCCACAGTACGAGGAATCCAAGGAG AGAATCCCGAGGATGTGGCTCCTACAGTGGGCTTTTCCAAGGTTGACCTGAAGCAGGGCAAGTTTGATGTGACCATCTTCGACCTGGGGGGCGGGAAGAGAATCCGGGGCATCTGGAAGAACTACTATTCCGAGTCGCACGGCGTGGTGTTTGTGGTGGACTCCAGCGATGTCCAGAGGATCCAGGAGACACGGGAGACCATGGCCGAGGTTCTCCAGCACCCGCGCATCGCGGGGAAACCTGTGCTAGT GCTTGCCAACAAACAAGACCAAGAGGGAGCGCTGGCTGAGGCAGACATCATTGAGAACCTGTCGTTGGAGAAGCTTGTTAATGAGAACAAGTGTCTCTGTCAGATC GAGCCGTGCTCAGCCGTTCTAGGCTATGGCAAAAAGTTTGACAAGTCCATCAAGAAGGGCATGAAGTGGCTCCTCAACAACATTGCCAAAGACTACGAGGCCATCACTGAGCGCGTGCAGAAGGACACGGCCGAGCAGCGCGCACAGGAGGACCAGGACAAGAAGGAGAGGGCGGAGAGAGTGCGGCGGATTCGGGCGGAGAG AGAGCGCCAGGAGCAGGAAGAGGCCGAACGGGAGGGCAGGCAGATCCAGGAGGAGGAGCTTGATGATGAAAACATTCCCAGCCCCTTCCAACCAATCAGCAACGTGATTACGGAG AACGAGGataaagaaaaggagaggaagaggcaACAAGAGCAGCAGGCGGCGAGGACCAACAGCCCGAAGACGGATGCTGAtcaagaggaagaggagaacgAGGACGAGGACGACGACCAAGAGCCGGACAACACAAGACAAACGCCGGAAAATCCCAATTCAG CCACAACATGCGAGCAAGACAAAAAGAAGACGAGGAAGCTGCACCTGAAGAGGAAGCACAGGGTGGACCCGCTGAGGACGGACGACGGGCCAGCAGAGAGCCCcacccctccacctcctccag AATTTTACAAGAAGCCTCTCCCGCCTCTCGCGAACAAGCCGCGGCCTAACGGTGACACCCAAGACGTCATCATTTAG